From the genome of Ziziphus jujuba cultivar Dongzao chromosome 4, ASM3175591v1:
AAAAAAGACTGCAATTCCAAAAAGGTAATTTTTGATCAGACCAAATCTATTAGAGCTTGTATCCTATTTAAGAAGTGTTAAACTTGGCTggagtttattaaaaaaaaaaaggaacttggctgaaatttaaaagtttttgggAAAATTAAACTTTCCTTCGTTTTGAATAACTTTTAGAAGGAAGTAGAATAgaaaatgtttcctttttaaaaaaaaaaaatgtaaatttcttgagaaattgattttatatgttCTATTAaagacaattttaattttagaatttaaattgatttaattaatttaaattgatttcatTACTTAGAAATCCTAATTTTCTATACATAACTAAACACTGttaaacataatatttttcagaaattaattCCTGATAAATCAATTTCCCCTTACTTTCAAAACAAGATCATTATATGATTTTGAaggtgataataaaaaaaaataaagaaaaaaaaatcaccatatTTGGCCCTACAATCCCGAGGCATTTGAATCAGGATTTAGGCCTCGGCCCCAGCTTGACTTCCTCACAACAAAATGTATCTAAATAATAAGTATAGATTTTTTTCACAAATCTCAAATGGTTTGACAAATGAAGTATTcgaggttttattattattattattattttgtttttttttccccttcaaatagtgtatgaaaattaaatattgtagGCTAAACATTATTCCTCATTGCAAAAGCGAAACAGCGATAGATATTCACAAGGATTAAAATCTGAGAAAACCAATTATACCTGGTAACTAGAAACCACCTGTGCAATACTTCTACTTGCTTTACGTTTTATCTTGTTCAGAAGCTCATCTTTGTTCGTATGGTTGGCGATATACAAACCACTACTTTATGTAGTGCGTTACATCTTGCATGCAAAACTGTTTGTCTAGAAAGAGAGCTCATGTATAAATATTCagaaacttatttatttatatatatatctatatatatatattttgctatgATAGATGATGTCGTCcaatttatgatatatatatatatatatatatatatatataattttgttataataggTGATAGATGATGTCATCCAACTTATGATATGCTTTGTCCATCCAAttacatttaattaaaataatataaaccatAAATTACATTTTGCCCATCATTACAAAATTgctcatatgtatatatatttatttatttatgttgtatTTATGAATTAGTTTCCAAGCCAAAGAAATGTATGAACTTGCATCCAAGATCACATAATAGTATAAGCATTTAATAGGGTTGAAGAAACATGCATGGAATTGACACCTACCGAATTCTCAAAATGCAATGTATACCTGAAGGTTCGTTCCTCCATCCTCAAGGCCTAACTTGATCTCTTTTTGCCTACAGCATCTCACATGCCAGAGAGCTAACCATATGGAGATATACCAAAGACAATAATATCTTCTACTCCTTCTGGATATTTAGTTATATAGTGCTTTggtaattatgttcaagttttgaTTGATGTTCTTtgattgcatatatatacaggTGTGAAAGTATGTATGTACttaattatacaatatttttggGTTTGTATCAAGATCAGTTGATTAAAAGTTATAGGCAGCTAGATCAGCAACAagaagttattaatttatatttggagCTTTTTAGAAACAAACATTCTTTCTTGTTGTAGTCTTGGTTAATCAATGGCGTCCCTTGACCAAACCGATAAAGATGAGGTTTTTTAAGTTTAAGCTTTAATGCCTTTTAAGCACATTGCTAAAGAAATTCTCCATTATAACAACCAACATGATTAGAAATGTGGGCCTTTAATCTTGATTGTAAAAAGTGATTAGACTTGCCCATTTACGTTACCTTTCATGGTTTTTGCCTCAAGACATAAAAGGGTGAAGGGATACATAAATAATTGCAGAGCTTATCAACATCTCCGAGAAACCATGTACATTCATCAATTCATGCTTTATGCAAAAGCAAATTATGAAGCTTTCCAATCCCATGCATACTTAATATTTTAGGAGAAAAAAACGGAAAAAGGACTATAAAACAAAGGAAAGAGAAGCCTAGCTGGCTAACAAGTTAGACCATCTAAAATTATAGTCTGCTAATTTTGCTAATTTTCCATGATTATTTTCCTACACAATTCATTAACGAATGCAACTTCCCACGTTGTGAATTGTTTCAAGTaaatgtgtatattttatatattttacgtCACTATACATATAGCTAAAGGGTGAGATGTATTCTTTCATATTATTTAGAGATGATTAATCTAATTAGTACTGAAGCTTCGGAGCTACCCACTTGAGAGGGATATGTGCTCTATTAAGCAAAAACAACTAACAATTATCCACACAGAAAGACCAAAGTTTCATTAGAAtcatcaaatttaatttaattctataTAGGCAGGAATACCATATAATTAAGTAAAAGAACACAAAATATAGCTGTCACTTCCTGGAATTAATTTGTCTATTGCAAAAACACAGACTGACAAATACCTAATTCATCTAATAATGGTtccaaaaggggaaaaaaaatttgaaaaataaaaaaagaggggaaaaataTCAGTTTCAGAATGTCTCTTCAGATTAATAACAAGCACACAGTTCTCATTTTCATTTCACACACAACAGATGGATCATATAGATGGGTCTagtcatgatcatcatcatcatcaaggaaaacaaaagccaaaacaacaaattaatcacaaacccaaaaaaagcaaaaaaagaaaaaaaaaaaaagatgcaaagTCAATAATACATGATGGAAATTTCTAGCTCCaagttatatatagatatataattgaaatccccaaaatatagattttaatttttgctaTAGTGTCTCTAAGCCTCATTTGTAGGAGGTGAAGAGCACTCACAAACTGCCTCAGTTTCCACTTCTCTTCTGTGGAAGCTCCTGTGGCAACCACAGGCAGCACAGGTAAGTGCACCACTGGTCCCCTCCTCTCCACTCGCCATGAACTCCCTGCACCCGTCCACAGCGTATCCTCCCACCCCTGCGGCATGGTTCTTCTGGCACTCTCTGTACGTCACACTTCTTATGGTGAACGACGACGCCGTCGCGTTTCTTGAAGGTTCTTCTGTTCTTCTCACTACCACTTGCCGTTTCCTCATTTTTGAATAACCTCAATTTCTAAGAAGATATATAGATTCTGATTCtttatactttcttttttttttttttctttttctctctcctctttctcttcctctcaattccttcaattttttctttgtggGTAATTGAGGGAAAGAGGGATAGAGAGAGGAAGGAAAAACAAGAGCTTGGTTTTGAAGGTTATAGAGAAAGCCCTAACCCTAGATCCCTTATATAGCATCTAAAGTTGTAAACCCCCTCCTCTTCCTGATTAAACAATTTACTGTATTGTCATTGGCCCAGGAAAGTATGGAAAGTAGGCACATAGTTTATCGTAGTttggatttaatttttcttcttctttccccccccccccccccccctgtcTTTATCTTTAcccacaaataatataaaatcgtTTCACTTCAAagcattaacaaataaataaataaacaagtgaaaaaaaactactttttaAGATGAGGTATGATTTTAACATTGGTCAAGTAggaatagaaacaaaaaaatgagaatagAAAATTCCTATCCATTTATTTGAACTATCTCTAACTTTTTACTGTATTATTcgtatttttgtaaaatttgataatttattgctaaatcCTTTTTAATGGTCATTGTGAATTGATCGTCCAACCACCTCACAAAACCATCTATTAGTATAGAATAAAGACTATTCTCAAGTAAATAAGGCAAACCCTAAATATGATGGGAAAAAGCATTTTCTTTCACCAAAAACAGTGATTGGTTTTATATAGTATAACCAGCTAAGCTTTGCTTTTAAAATCCTAATTTATATATGTGGCCCCCTAAATTGATACTAATGGCAGGTTTTGTGGGGTGCATTGATACGATGCCAACAACAATTGTCTAGCTTGACCAAATACTAGAGTTGTATGATAGTTAAGCTTGCCAACCCCGTACGGATATTTTATCACTAACTTCTTGTTTGCTTCTATGATTATTCAATGCCCAAGCATTATAATATTTGTTGCTATGCTCTTGAAATTTCCTTTATAATTTGACGCCACTTCTTGATTGCAAGCCCGTGAATGTGATATTACACAGGATTTTGGGCACGCCTTATCtttgtgaatatttttttctttggttgtaCATAACGTGTTACGTATTCATAATAAATGCAAACAATACTTGGATGTAATTTAATGGCCCCTTCAACAAATTAATCCCTGATCTTGGTTGTGATAGATATATTTGGAAGTTGTATATACATACGATGAATTAAGATTACCTTATTCCGGTTTTCATGGTTGAAGATCAGTACATAGGAGAAATTTCTCTTATAAGATATGTTTTAGCCAGAGAGAAATTTTTCTTATAAGATATGTTTTAGCCAGAGAGTTtaaacaaatacttaacctTTTACAAGTTTTCTTGCCTGAAAtacaataatatttgatttactaaatatttattaattttatttaataaataatgtgataatatttaattagtttatttttttatttatttgtgattttaaatgttcatttatataaatatgtcaattaataatatttgaaaacatattatctaataaataaatttgattaatattttggcATTTGTAACAATACTATTGAAATAAGCAAATCAAATAACAGCatccagaaaagaaaaataaactcaaaTATTATGCTCAACATGACAATAGAGGAAATTTCTCTTTCGATCATGaaataccaattaatatttattgtgCATATACTGCAATTAGAACAAACAAAAAGCAGGGTTGtagtcggaaaaaaaaaaaagaaaaaaaaaagcaggctGATTTCTGAACATTTAACAACTtaacatatgtatgtatgtaggaatggtaaaaaaaaaatgttttgcacgattttattatattaaaattattacttttgGTAATTTGGTCTactagataaaatatttatattaatatttgctCATGGTAATCCTAAAATTATCATCAAACTGAAGAACTTATAGCATCAACTGtttataatgttttatttaACTACAGGCATTatcttattaatatatatttttggcgtACATTCTTTTTCTCTCATTAGCTTcctaaattttgtatattttcttaaaattctttttgTATGTTAAACCACTTAATTACTTCAAATAATATGCATTTATCAGTCTTCATTTGGCCTAATTATATGTGGTACGAAATGGTAACAAGTTTGCCTTTTAGAGAACGCATGGTAAAAATGGGTCTAATGATTCAGAATCCTAACTTTGAAAAAGTTTAATTCACGGATATTTGAacgcccatatatatatatatatatatatgtatgtatgtgatTTGATGTAGTTCTTCTGGGTGGATTTTGTAATGTGTATATAAATAGGAAGATTATATACAAGGGGCTAGCATTTAGATAGTGAAGTTCAAGTACTTCTCCACAGTCGATAGTTAATTATGTCGCTTAAGAAAATTatgcaaatattattatttgtaaaagGAAATTTGTTTATATACGATTTTATTAGCTACATATTGGCGCAAGCATACATGCATAAATTCATAATATTATCTCATGTTATGTGTAGGATGTGACTAatttgaagtttttattttttggaataaaatttgaagaatatatttGATGCCAGAaatgtgaatttattttttattttttatttttatttctgtgGTGCATATTCTATTTTCACAAAGAAACTCAACGTATTGGAGAGTAAAAAGTGATCTATAGTTTATACAATCAGCAGAATTTGGTACATACATCACCctctccaaatatatatatatatatatatatatatatgcatagaacACCCTAAAATATGTTGCCGTGCCCAATTAatcatagatataaatatttgtatatattttccaaaagtGCTCGCAAAATTACATATTTCCAAATTCAGACCCTTAGTATTTACAGTGaccttttatatatgtattattttactaatGATTAATTTGTCACGGAAAGAAAGTGGGGAAAGAGAATAATCTTAAGAATAAGGCCCCAAAAAAGTTAGTACAGGTTTAGCTCTATAAGGTAGGCTTTAGGTCAGATAAAAGATTCCTCAATTTCTATGAAAAACAaagaattaattttagaataagaaATATGCAGAACCATTGGCCTGTGAGAGGATAagatgatgatatatatatatatatatatatataaaagtagtaATTGAATGGACTACTtagtttatcattattatttatgggtagaattgataaattatgaatgacaatattaattttaattttttttttacttttattttttaatattaaaatgttaataaagGTATGTAAGCCCTTTAAgaaaagttaattaaattcttgtatagtgtttaaaaattttatattttttcttttttatcctcGTTCGATTTTGTACtacattaatatttaatatcataaaataagttAGATAGTCTACTacattaaaacatatatataagtcCAAAATCTGTGATACCAAAAATCTAAAGATCTAGATACAGATATCAAATCAAATCTTACCTTTTAAGATTAACGTGCATATAAAACTATTGACTTTGCATTAATCATAAAAGTATATCAGTGATAGTATATATTTGGAACAAATATGACACATTTTGTCTGCCTAATAAAAAAGATGACACCATAAAGCGTTTACATTATTAATACCTCTCTATTGCTTTACTTGCTTTTCTTTTTGTGCcaaatttttttaccttcatttttaCGTGCACCAAATGGAAGTAGACAGATTGATCCTAGGATTTGGTTTAATTAAGACTAATTAGTGAATAATTTTCTGAAACTAATTTTGGGTGGAAAAGGTTTCAGAGACAGAGAAAGTGCCTACATTTGCAGCTATAGTAGATATGGGCATACATGTGGCTTGGTAATGCTGAGACTCTAAATAGTTGTAACATTTTCTTGGTATTTATGaacttttttgccatttttggtCACCATTTCTCTGAAACAGCTTTTTCAGGTGTTTCTGTGCCAAAATTGAACTAAATCCCAAGATTGCCGAACATTTTCATTGCATTGATGAGGACATGGTAGGTGACCAGGATCTGGAAATTTATAatctgtttttactttttaatttcacTTCTCGTTGAGAGTGTAACTTGAATATTTATTCTGTAACTGTTCTCGTGGATTTGTATACTATTTGGTGGTAGTTTAGAGCCGTAGGCTAGAGCTATAATTTATAAGGAAACTGTTAAATCACAGTCTATCTCCAAAACTGTAGTTAGTAGGAAGTGGggataacaaatatatatcaagcTTACTTTCTATTATGCACTGTTGCGTTTAAGCTCCATTaataggggggggggggggggggggggggggggaatggaATCTTACATCTCCAAACAATACAAATAACTATTCAACTCAACCCAAATGATCAACACAAATTCAATTTCTTATAGTTTGTTAAGTTGTATCTATTTCAAAAGCTATAGCTAATAGAAGACAAATccaacaatatacatatatcaaattATCTTCCAATACAAACCTCATGAGAAAGTTGAAATCATTTGAGTAGTATTGTTGGACTTGATTTACATACATACCGATTCAACTATCCATCAAAATGTACgtactttttaaatttgtacAAACAATCCAGATAACTTTAGTAACATAAAGAGTTAActtatttcataattaattatg
Proteins encoded in this window:
- the LOC107415572 gene encoding mini zinc finger protein 2, which encodes MRKRQVVVRRTEEPSRNATASSFTIRSVTYRECQKNHAAGVGGYAVDGCREFMASGEEGTSGALTCAACGCHRSFHRREVETEAVCECSSPPTNEA